A region from the Aegilops tauschii subsp. strangulata cultivar AL8/78 chromosome 5, Aet v6.0, whole genome shotgun sequence genome encodes:
- the LOC123494234 gene encoding putative disease resistance protein At3g14460, whose translation MNVIVCASLNELPASIGKLKHLRYLEISRSCYVTSFPTAFCRLHNLQVLCVKKCQVESLPSDFNRLINLWRFESQGFKYGPNIRGFPEEYYGVNIDAAEDKFGLGCRFIKNVKQLRGHLVINNVYKLSKYHSADANLKNKDCFDKVTLQWGKWSTKFSEENKIEVLADLQPPASTKSLVLEGYPGVSRPSWFEPQSLPSLTSVSFLHCDRLRNRILNGSTGFSSLTDLIIDGCCRLSSLKQLLHPTYLPVIKRIALMNCRYLVSVPTERFGDFRCLEIFKLLNCGKINSESLTAPSLKKLMLDGSCGNLTDNIQCCSLTNFFLTGSSLTSIQLQMWNLPALQELHIKGGSLTSIGQSGHVFTNLTSLTISWCDKLSTIDGLLEKEYLPAIESITFADCMSLSMHGERFGDFSSLKDLKVSSCHKINWAGLVLPSSLQSLHLYSCGDISSFITSGLENLQSLVSLKLSWCSHIRSIPGHLWSSTLSSLQELQIHFCWDLVSIGGADDISEIQNVWIEDCRNLKGIEQPLKRGSFFIAKKKEQPVKTSSKSVWCMPTGD comes from the exons ATGAATGTGATTGTTTGTGCGTCTTTGAATGAGTTACCAGCTAGCATTGGCAAACTGAAGCATCTTCGGTACCTTGAGATATCTAGATCTTGTTATGTCACCAGTTTTCCTACAGCATTCTGTAGGCTCCATAATTTACAGGTTTTATGTGTCAAGAAATGCCAGGTTGAAAGCTTGCCTAGTGACTTCAATAGGTTGATCAACTTATGGAGATTTGAATCACAGGGATTTAAATATGGTCCAAATATTAGAGGATTTCCAGAAGAATATTATGGAGTAAATATTGATGCAGCCGAAGATAAGTTTGGACTAGGATGTAGGTTCATAAAGAATGTGAAGCAACTTCGTGGACATTTGGTGATAAATAATGTTTACAAGCTAAGCAAGTATCATTCAGCAGATGCCAATCTAAAGAATAAGGATTGTTTTGACAAGGTGACGCTGCAATGGGGAAAATGGAGTACAAAATTCAGCGAGGAAAACAAGATAGAAGTCCTTGCAGATCTACAACCTCCTGCTAGTACCAAGTCTCTTGTCCTTGAGGGTTACCCAGGTGTTTCTCGTCCAAGCTGGTTTGAGCCACAAAGCCTGCCAAGCTTAACATCCGTTTCATTTCTTCATTGTGATCGACTCAGGAATAGGATACTTAATGGCAGCACTGGTTTCTCGTCCCTGACAGATCTAATCATTGATGGGTGCTGCCGTTTATCAAGTCTCAAACAGCTTCTCCACCCAACTTATCTACCAGTCATCAAGAGAATTGCACTTATGAACTGTCGGTACTTAGTATCTGTACCGACTGAACGATTTGGGGATTTTCGTTGCCTTGAAATATTCAAGCTGCTGAATTGTGGAAAAATAAACTCCGAGAGTTTGACTGCCCCCTCTCTCAAGAAGCTCATGCTAGATGGTAGCTGTGGGAATCTCACGGACAATATCCAATGCTGCTCTCTCACCAACTTTTTCCTGACAGGCAGCAGTCTCACGTCCATCCAACTACAAATGTGGAATCTTCCTGCTCTACAGGAATTGCATATTAAAGGTGGATCTCTTACATCTATTGGGCAATCTGGACATGTCTTCACCAACCTTACTTCCCTAACCATCAGCTGGTGCGATAAACTGTCCACCATTGATGGCCTCCTAGAAAAAGAATATCTACCTGCCATTGAGAGCATTACATTTGCCGACTGTATGAGTTTGTCCATGCATGGTGAAAGGTTTGGGGATTTTTCTTCTCTGAAGGATTTGAAAGTTTCTAGCTGCCATAAAATCAACTGGGCGGGATTGGTGTTACCATCGTCACTCCAAAGTCTCCACTTGTATTCATGTGGAGATATCTCTTCATTTATTACCAGCGGCCTAGAAAACCTTCAATCCTTAGTTTCACTAAAACTATCATGGTGTTCGCATATAAGATCCATTCCAGGCCACCTTTGGAGCAGTACTCTCTCATCGCTCCAGGAATTACAGATTCACTTTTGTTGGGACCTTGTGTCCATTGGTGGAGCAGATGACATTTCAGAAATACAAAATGTGTGGATTGAGGACTGTCGAAATTTGAAGGGAATAGAGCAGCCTCTGAAAAGAGGCAGCTTCTTCATAGCCAAGAAGAAAGAGCAGCCTGTGAAAACAAG CTCAAAATCGGTCTGGTGCATGCCCACGGGGGATTGA